The nucleotide window TCTGGCGGCGCTGAACCACGAAAATACAAAGAGGAGAAAGCGAAGGGAGTCGCGGGACCCAGAGCGAGACGCAGAGAGGGCTGCCGAACGAGcggagaggagaagggcgcgACGCGAACAACAGTACAGAGATGCCCCGAGGGAACGTCCGAGGAGGGCGGAACGGGAAGAGGACAGGGAAGCCGTCTACGAAAAGCCGAGGAGGGATCACAAGAGCAGGAAGAGGCGAGTGGTGAGCGGCGCGGTGATGGAGGAGGGACGCTCGCGCGGCCACCtgcgaggcggcggctggaGCAGTTCCAACAACAGCCTCGAGAAGGAGTACCTGATGGACGACCCCCCACAGCCCGTGAAGAAGCGGAAGAAACTCTGTGAGTTATCCGAGTGGGAGCACGCGGGCGACAGAACTAACCTCGATAGGGATCTGCCTCGGCATTTCGCTGGTTCTTCTCATCATCATTATTGTAGTAGCGGTGGTGGTCAGCAAGAACAACTCAAACAAGAGCAGCCCGTCAAAGACCAcgctcgatgacggcgacaaAGACAGCGTGCCGATGAAGTGGCGCGGCACATATCTCGACCCGTGGTCGTGGCAGGACACGACAGATTTCAACGTCACCTTTACCGAGGAAATGGTTGGCGACCTGCCTGTCATGGGCCTGTACACCGACTGGGACGATTCGAAGCGGGCCAACGACAAGGTGCCCGCCCTCAAAGACTCCTGGGGATCATATGGGTCACGACCTGCCCGCGGGGTGAACGTCGGCGGGTGGCTCAACCTCGAGCCCTTCATCACGCCCTCTCTTTTCGACTACGACTCGCGGCTGGGCATCATCGACGAGTATACGCTCTGCAACCACCTCGGCACtcggaagacggccgaggtgctcgagAAGCACTACGCGACGTTCGTGACGGAATCGACGTTTAAGGAAattgccgacgccggcctcgaccacGTCCGCATTCCCTTCAACTACTGGGCCATCGAGGTCTACGATGGCGACCCGTACCTCTTCCGCACCTCCTGGCGCTATCTCCTCCGCGGAATCGAGTGGGCTCGCAAGTATGGCCTCAGGGTCAACCTGGACGTCCACGGCCTCCCGGGCAGCCAGAACGGATGGAACCACTCAGGCCGCCAGGGGTCGATCGGGTGGCTCAACGGCACCGACGGCGCGACGAACGCGCAGCGCAGCCTCGACATGCACGACCGTCTGTCCAAGTTCTTCGCGCAGGACCGGTACAAGAACATCATTGCCTTCTATGGGCTGGCCAACGAGCCGCGTAACGTGGATCTGAACAATGCGGACGTGGTGGCGTGGACGGAGAAGGCGTACAAGCTGGTCAAGAAcaacggcatcggcggcatcgtcgtgTTCGGCGACGGGTTCATGGGCCTGCACAACTGGCAGGGCAAGCTGACGGGGTACAGCGACCTGGCGCTCGACGTGCACCAGTACGTCATCTTCAATACGGACCAGATCGTGTACACGCacaagaagaaggtcgaGTACGCATGCAGCGGGTGGACGGAGCAGACGGAGCAGTCTATAGATACGTCGACGGGGTACGGGCCAACGCTCTTCGCCGAATGGTCGCAGGCCGATACGGACTGCGCCAAGCACCTCACCAACGTCGGCTGGGGCAACCGGTGGACGGGCACATACAACACGGGCAAcgcgacgacgtcgatcCTGGAGCCGCGGTGCCCCACCGAGGACAGCAAATGCGACTGCGACgcggccaacggcgacgccaaGGGGTTTAGCAGCGACTACAAAAAGTTCCTGCAGATGTTCGCCGAAGCGCAGATGCACTCGTTCGAGAAGGGGTGGGGGTGGTGGTACTGGACGTGGGATACAGAGAGCGCGCCGTTGTGGAGCTACAAgaagggcctcgaggccggcatcctgCCGGCTAAAGCGTACGATCGGGATTTCGACTGCTCCGGGACCGTGCCGGATTTTAGCAGCCTGCCCGAGTTTTACCGGGTTTGAGAGCGGGGAGTTTCGGAGGTCCGTAGGtccggccgacgacgactggTGGATGACCGGCGAACGACATGAAGACGACATGCGAGCTTAAATTCTTCATTTTCCAGCATGCGGTCCGGcgttt belongs to Colletotrichum higginsianum IMI 349063 chromosome 5, whole genome shotgun sequence and includes:
- a CDS encoding Beta-glucosidase 6 — protein: MAPGESSRPSSHRPRDSSGRKHHKKRRSNAQGSRRPATESGESRDERRSQTLSADALAALNHENTKRRKRRESRDPERDAERAAERAERRRARREQQYRDAPRERPRRAEREEDREAVYEKPRRDHKSRKRRVVSGAVMEEGRSRGHLRGGGWSSSNNSLEKEYLMDDPPQPVKKRKKLWICLGISLVLLIIIIVVAVVVSKNNSNKSSPSKTTLDDGDKDSVPMKWRGTYLDPWSWQDTTDFNVTFTEEMVGDLPVMGLYTDWDDSKRANDKVPALKDSWGSYGSRPARGVNVGGWLNLEPFITPSLFDYDSRLGIIDEYTLCNHLGTRKTAEVLEKHYATFVTESTFKEIADAGLDHVRIPFNYWAIEVYDGDPYLFRTSWRYLLRGIEWARKYGLRVNLDVHGLPGSQNGWNHSGRQGSIGWLNGTDGATNAQRSLDMHDRLSKFFAQDRYKNIIAFYGLANEPRNVDLNNADVVAWTEKAYKLVKNNGIGGIVVFGDGFMGLHNWQGKLTGYSDLALDVHQYVIFNTDQIVYTHKKKVEYACSGWTEQTEQSIDTSTGYGPTLFAEWSQADTDCAKHLTNVGWGNRWTGTYNTGNATTSILEPRCPTEDSKCDCDAANGDAKGFSSDYKKFLQMFAEAQMHSFEKGWGWWYWTWDTESAPLWSYKKGLEAGILPAKAYDRDFDCSGTVPDFSSLPEFYRV